In the genome of Xyrauchen texanus isolate HMW12.3.18 chromosome 33, RBS_HiC_50CHRs, whole genome shotgun sequence, one region contains:
- the LOC127627116 gene encoding NADPH oxidase organizer 1-like, which produces MSAVSDPRFPVDVRLIGVMRKEKSKMYITSVLWSDQSEMTVYRSLQDFKRLHRQLKKKFPVEKPFGKEDRVLPHFGARNTKRTFPLKGLVKSVHRLNGLEKYCSSLLQCNAAVSHSTAVIQFFLPNEQELQKEFTQNSVMILRSENIPTVNRENKRLAMTFGNVTQPFVSKTYRCVAPYETKDTKYKPFKVVKEEKLNVLIKDQAGWWLVENEDKCLAWFPAPYLELCDKEEDEDDFDSATVEMPLYCATRGYTSKKEDELSLSIGTVVEVVQKTNNGWWLVRYNSKAGYVPSMILKPYNSPTVGLQNLQRKLHICTISANNSFKHDANSTESQAHTQYIMNSFLKSCSLEVLSEHQRQYSAPEDEEHEGSDSLKNSFSDNATDLSFSSSDTESMSPSMSSSDGEEGLRQPDKEQESDANGSGISRGQSSPTSSESGDPVNAARYPRVPPRPQMQEILSRCTTYTRKAALANTARLFPERACLVDGGRGVRVFTEKESMVS; this is translated from the exons ATGTCAGCTGTGAGTGATCCGCGCTTCCCTGTCGACGTCCGACTTATCGGCGTGATGAGGAAAGAAAAGAGCAAA ATGTACATTACATCCGTGTTGTGGTCTGACCAGAGCGAGATGACAGTGTACAGGTCTCTCCAGGACTTCAAGAGGCTTCAC AGGCAGCTGAAAAAGAAATTTCCTGTGGAAAAACCATTTGGTAAAGAGGATAGGGTGCTCCCCCATTTTGGAG CCCGAAACACAAAGAGAACCTTTCCGCTGAAGGGTCTGGTCAAGTCTGTGCATCGACTGAACGGTCTGGAGAAGTATTGTTCCAGTCTGTTGCAGTGTAACGCTGCTGTATCACATTCCACAGCTGTTATTCAGTTCTTCCTGCCAAATGAGCAAGAGCTTCAGAAAGAGTTTACCCAAAACAG TGTTATGATTCTGCGATCTGAAAACATTCCCACTGTCAATCGAGAAAATAAACGTCTGGCAATGACGTTTGGCAATGTGACCCAGCCTTTCGTATCAAAGACATATAGATGTGTGGCTCCATATGAGACTAAGGATACTAAGTACAAACCCTTTAAGGTTGTTAAGGAGGAAAAACTGAATGTGCTGATCAAAGACCAAGCAG GTTGGTGGCTCGTCGAGAATGAAGATAAATGTTTAGCTTGGTTTCCTGCTCCCTACTTGGAGTTATGTGATAAGGAAGAAGATGAGGATGATTTCGACTCAGCTACTGTTGAAA TGCCACTGTACTGTGCCACAAGAGGTTATACTTCCAAAAAAGAGGATGAGCTGTCCCTGAGCATTGGCACTGTTGTGGAGGTGGTACAGAAGACTAATAATGGCTGGTGGCTTGTTAG ATATAACAGTAAGGCAGGCTATGTGCCCTCCATGATCCTAAAGCCATACAACAGCCCCACAGTTGGCCTTCAGAATCTCCAGAGGAAACTTCATATTTGCACTATTTCCGCCAACAACTCCTTCAAGCATGATGCAAACTCCACTGAGTCTCAGGCCCACACACAATACATAATGAATAGTTTCCTCAAATCCTGCTCTCTGGAAGTGCTGTCAGAGCACCAGCGCCAGTACAGTGCTCCAGAGGATGAAGAGCATGAGGGGTCTGACAGCCTCAAGAACAGCTTCAGCGATAATGCAACCGACTTAAGCTTCAGTTCCTCAGACACAGAGTCTATGAGCCCAAGCATGTCCAGCTCAGATGGAGAAGAGGGCCTGAGACAGCCTGATAAAGAGCAAGAGTCAGACGCCAACGGAAGTGGTATTTCCAGAGGCCAGTCCAGCCCCACCAGCTCAGAAAGTGGTGACCCTGTGAATGCAGCCAGATACCCCAGGGTACCACCAAGACCGCAAATGCAAGAGATCCTCAGTCGCTGCACTACCTACACCCGTAAAGCTGCTCTGGCAAACACTGCACGTCTGTTCCCTGAAAGAGCATGTTTAGTAGATGGAGGTAGAGGTGTGAGAGTGTTCACTGAAAAAGAAAGTATGGTTTCATAA
- the LOC127626662 gene encoding RING finger protein 151-like, translating into MGCFSSESGGYEVELFVNTPDADLICVICRAVLRCPVRLKCNHVFCKECILQWMKRQVKCPCCRQSIDQNQMFILFKLSKSIGRLSIRCRNEQQGCRATFLLSREYLHISNCPYEWQLCPHEGCGERVLRKDAQAHDQICSHWRQLCPMGCGTVIFRENQTQHNCYRELQQRYAVERQKQRAIAANLRRNMLRMQSRMAQIRRQIQVNQMCESLDVGDQEVEAGEGTSTWINFNARHTSTNPGSSSHHQTNSSGLRVRHT; encoded by the exons ATGGGATGTTTTAGCAGTGAG AGTGGTGGTTATGAAGTGGAGCTGTTTGTGAATACCCCAGACGCTGATCTGATTTGTGTCATCTGTAGAGCGGTTCTACGCTGCCCTGTACGCCTTAAATGCAACCATGTCTTCTGCAAGGAATGCATTTTACAGTGGATGAAAAG ACAGGTGAAATGCCCATGCTGTAGGCAGTCTATTGACCAGaaccaaatgtttattttatttaagctgAGTAAATCCATTGGCCGTTTATCAATCAGG TGTCGAAATGAACAGCAGGGCTGCAGGGCCACTTTCCTGCTTTCTAGAGAGTACCTCCACATCTCTAACTGTCCATATGAGTGGCAACTGTGCCCACATGAGGGCTGTGGGGAACGGGTGCTGAGGAAGGATGCTCAGGCACATGATCAGATCTGCAGCCACTGGCGACAGCTGTGCCCAATGGGCTGTGGCACAGTAATCTTTAGAGAGAACCAGACACAACACAACTGTTACCGAGAGCTGCAGCAACGCTATGCAGTCGAGCGGCAGAAACAGAGGGCCATTGCAGCCAACCTGCGCAGGAATATGCTGCGCATGCAGAGTCGCATGGCCCAAATAAGAAGGCAGATACAAGTAAACCAGATGTGTGAGAGCCTGGATGTTGGTGACCAGGAGGTTGAAGCAGGGGAGGGAACCAGCACTTGGATCAACTTTAATGCCAGACACACATCCACCAATCCAGGCAGCAGCAGTCACCATCAAACAAACAGCAGCGGTTTGAGAGTTAGACATACATAA